One segment of Pirellulales bacterium DNA contains the following:
- a CDS encoding fructose bisphosphate aldolase, giving the protein MTPLGLTEQQFQKMKSQPGFITALDQSGGSTPGALVQYGIKEGAWSNEEEMYAVVHQMRTRVITSPAFNGDRILAAILFENTMDRAIENRPTADYLWNVKRVVPFLKVDKGLAAESDGVQLMKPIPNLDALLVRAKAKGIFGTKERSVIKQASPSGVKNIVNQQFELARQILGAKLVPIVEPEVDVHCPKKAEAERLLKTSIFEQLDRIPSDGVVMLKLTLPDQDDFYAEFVGHPKVLRVVALSGGYSRAEANDILRRNHGIVASFSRALLEGLSAQHSDAEFNAMLDKSIASIYEASTVK; this is encoded by the coding sequence ATGACACCTCTCGGCCTCACCGAACAGCAATTTCAAAAGATGAAGAGCCAACCGGGCTTCATTACTGCATTGGATCAAAGCGGCGGCAGCACGCCCGGCGCCCTGGTCCAGTATGGGATCAAAGAGGGCGCCTGGTCCAACGAAGAAGAGATGTACGCGGTCGTGCACCAGATGCGCACGCGCGTCATCACTAGCCCCGCTTTCAATGGCGACCGCATCCTCGCTGCAATCCTGTTCGAGAACACGATGGATCGCGCCATCGAAAACCGGCCGACGGCCGACTATCTCTGGAATGTCAAGCGGGTCGTGCCGTTCTTGAAGGTCGATAAGGGACTCGCAGCCGAGAGCGACGGCGTGCAGCTCATGAAGCCGATTCCGAATCTCGACGCACTTTTGGTCAGGGCCAAAGCGAAGGGAATCTTCGGCACCAAGGAGCGATCGGTCATCAAGCAAGCCAGTCCGTCGGGCGTCAAGAACATCGTCAACCAGCAATTCGAACTGGCTCGCCAGATCCTGGGCGCCAAACTGGTGCCGATCGTCGAGCCGGAAGTCGACGTTCACTGTCCGAAAAAGGCGGAAGCGGAGCGATTGCTCAAGACGTCGATTTTCGAGCAGCTCGACAGAATTCCGTCGGACGGAGTAGTCATGCTCAAGCTGACGCTGCCGGACCAAGACGATTTTTACGCCGAATTCGTCGGCCATCCCAAGGTCCTGCGCGTCGTCGCCCTCTCCGGCGGCTATTCGCGGGCCGAGGCGAACGACATCCTGCGCAGGAATCACGGCATCGTGGCCAGCTTTTCGCGGGCGCTGCTGGAAGGATTGTCGGCACAACATTCGGACGCGGAATTCAACGCCATGCTGGACAAATCGATCGCGAGCATTTATGAGGCGTCAACCGTCAAATAA